The following coding sequences are from one Nicotiana tabacum cultivar K326 chromosome 1, ASM71507v2, whole genome shotgun sequence window:
- the LOC107793763 gene encoding putative methyltransferase PMT21, which yields MGHKDGKPYPPDKNSWKIPVALMVVVLCGFSFYLGGIFCSEKERYATKEVNREDETETPIGNAAGPLQTKAVSFSECSADYQDYTPCTDPRRWKKYGLHRLTFMERHCPPTFERKECLVPPPDGYKVPIRWPKSKNECWYRNVPYDWINKQKSNQHWLIKEGEKFIFPGGGTMFPNGVGKYVDLMQDLIPQMTDGTIRTAIDTGCGVASWGGDLLDRGILTVSLAPRDNHEAQVQFALERGIPAVLGIISTQRLPFPSNSFDMAHCSRCLIPWTEFGGVYLLEIHRILRPGGFWVLSGPPVNYENRWRGWNTTIEEQKSDYEKLQDLLTSMCFKLFNKKDDIAVWQKLTDNSCYKKLDNPDNYPPKCDDGTEPDSAWYTPLRPCVVVPNPAAKKLKLNALAKWPQRLHVAPERVSDVRGGSEGAFKHDDVKWKVRAKHYKKLLPAIGTEKIRNVMDMNTLYGGFSATLIEDPLWVMNVVSSYAANTLTVVYDRGLIGTFHDWCEAFSTYPRTYDLLHLDDLFTSESHRCEMKYVLLEMDRILRPNGYAIIRESSYFVDAIATMAKGMRWSCHKEDTEYGVENEKILICQKKLWYSKQSSE from the exons ATGGGGCACAAAGATGGAAAACCATATCCACCGGATAAAAATTCCTGGAAAATTCCCGTGGCGTTAATGGTTGTGGTGCTCTGTGGGTTTTCATTCTATCTTGGTGGAATTTTTTGCTCCGAAAAGGAGAGATATGCAACTAAGGAGGTTAACAGGGAAGATGAAACTGAAACTCCCATAGGGAATGCTGCTGGTCCTCTACAGACCAAAGCCGTTTCCTTTTCTGAATGTAGTGCTGACTATCAGGACTATACTCCATGCACAGATCCAAGG AGATGGAAGAAGTATGGTCTTCATCGACTTACTTTCATGGAACGCCATTGCCCTCCTACTTTTGAAAGGAAGGAATGCTTGGTCCCCCCACCAGATGGCTATAAAGTGCCAATAAGATGGCCTAAGAGCAAAAATGAATGTTGGTACAG GAATGTCCCGTATGATTGGATTAATAAACAAAAATCGAATCAACATTGGCTGATAAAAGAAGGTGAAAAGTTCATCTTTCCTGGTGGTGGTACTATGTTCCCCAATGGTGTTGGGAAATATGTTGATCTGATGCAAGATTTGATTCCACAAATGACAGATGGGACCATCCGCACTGCCATTGATACCGGTTGTGGG GTGGCAAGCTGGGGTGGTGATCTGCTAGATCGTGGAATTCTGACAGTCTCTCTTGCCCCAAGAGATAATCATGAAGCTCAAGTTCAGTTTGCTCTGGAACGTGGAATTCCTGCGGTTCTGGGCATCATTTCCACACAGCGTCTTCCTTTCCCTTCAAACTCTTTTGACATGGCTCATTGCTCAAGATGCCTAATTCCATGGACCGAATTTG GTGGAGTTTACCTTCTTGAAATACATCGTATACTGCGCCCTGGAGGTTTCTGGGTCCTTTCTGGCCCACCAGTGAACTATGAGAATCGTTGGAGAGGATGGAATACCACCATTGAGGAGCAGAAATCAGATTATgagaagttgcaagatttgctcACTTCAATGTGCTTCAAATTATTCAACAAGAAGGATGACATTGCCGTGTGGCAGAAATTGACAGACAATAGCTGCTATAAGAAACTTGATAACCCTGACAATTACCCTCCAAAGTGCGATGATGGTACTGAACCTGATTCTGCGTGGTACACTCCTCTCCGACCTTGTGTAGTTGTGCCAAATCCAGCTGCaaagaagcttaagttgaatgcCCTAGCCAAATGGCCACAACGGTtgcatgttgccccagaacgtgTTTCTGATGTTCGTGGAGGTAGCGAGGGTGCCTTCAAGCATGATGATGTTAAGTGGAAGGTGCGAGCGAAGCACTACAAGAAGTTGCTCCCAGCTATTGGAACTGAGAAGATCAGAAATGTGATGGACATGAACACCTTGTACGGAGGTTTCTCTGCTACTCTGATTGAGGATCCACTTTGGGTCATGAATGTGGTTTCCTCTTATGCTGCAAACACGCTTACTGTGGTCTACGACAGAGGTCTCATCGGAACATTCCATGACTG GTGTGAGGCCTTCTCAACGTATCCTCGAACATATGATCTCCTTCACCTTGACGATCTCTTCACTTCTGAAAGTCATAG ATGTGAAATGAAGTATGTACTGCTGGAAATGGATCGTATTTTGCGGCCTAATGGGTATGCAATTATCCGGGAGTCCAGCTACTTTGTAGATGCAATTGCCACTATGGCTAAGGGCATGAGATGGAGCTGTCATAAAGAAGACACAGAATATGGCGTAGAGAATGAGAAGATATTGATTTGTCAGAAGAAGCTCTGGTATTCAAAGCAGAGTTCAGAATAA